The following are from one region of the Vitis riparia cultivar Riparia Gloire de Montpellier isolate 1030 chromosome 9, EGFV_Vit.rip_1.0, whole genome shotgun sequence genome:
- the LOC117921834 gene encoding uncharacterized protein LOC117921834, translating into MKQHLAGVKGDIGLCKSVPPDVKFRMENSLQEFVNSKKATQEAYECRNPYGPNVSQFEGDEAEGEEEVQQMQSPMAANSGKRKKSTVDKYFAPRNTQGAQPSMRSVLAGKEAIWRADMTVGRFFYDACIPTNAVNSFYFKPMLDAISAIGLEYKGPNYHQLRVNLLKDAKKEVQLLVDSYRAIWAKVGCTIMGDGWTDNRQRTLINFLVYCLEGISFVKSVDASDIVKDATNLFQLFDEVIEWVGPLNVVHIVTDNAANYVVAGRLISQKHKHINWSPCAAHCLNLIFKDIGKMDHVTELVRRASKVTIFVYNHVALLSWLRKREGWTEILRPGATRFATTFIALKSLHDHKHDLQALVTSKFFVDSRYSKDYKSQVAVSIILDNRFWNDCLIVVNLMSPLMRLLRIVDCDERPSMGYVYEGMYRCTTFAKVSHSNIEPNRIIFWM; encoded by the exons ATGAAACAACATCTTGCTGGAGTGAAAGGAGATATTGGTCTATGTAAATCGGTTCCTCCTGATGTAAAATTTCGAATGGAAAATTCTTTGCAAGAGTTTGTGAATTCTAAGAAAGCAACCCAAGAAGCATATGAATGTAGAAATCCTTATGGTCCTAATGTGTCACAATTTGAAGGGGATGAGGCAGAAGGTGAAGAAGAAGTTCAACAAATGCAAAGTCCTATGGCAGCTAAtagtggaaaaaggaaaaaatcaacaGTGGATAAGTATTTTGCACCAAGAAATACTCAAGGAGCTCAACCTTCCATGAGGAGTGTACTAGCTGGGAAAGAAGCTATTTGGAGAGCGGATATGACGGTTGGGAGATTCTTTTATGATGCATGCATTCCTACTAATGCAGTGAATTCTTTCTACTTCAAGCCAATGTTGGATGCTATATCTGCAATTGGTCTTGAATATAAGGGTCCAAATTACCATCAACTACGGGTTAATCTTTTAAAGGATGCCAAGAAGGAAGTTCAGTTACTTGTGGACTCTTATCGTGCAATTTGGGCAAAAGTTGGGTGTACAATAATGGGTGATGGTTGGACAGATAATAGACAAAGAACACTCATCAACTTCCTTGTGTATTGTCTTGAAggaatatcatttgtgaaatcCGTTGATGCTTCAGACATTGTCAAGGATGCAACTaatttgtttcagttatttGATGAGGTGATTGAATGGGTTGGTCCACTCAATGTAGTTCATATAGTCACTGATAATGCAGCAAATTATGTGGTCGCGGGGAGATTGATTTCTCAGAAGCATAAACACATTAATTGGTCACCTTGTGCAGCTCATtgtcttaatttgatctttaaggatattggtAAGATGGACCATGTTACTGAACTTGTAAGACGTGCATCAAAGGTGAcaatttttgtgtataatcatgttgctttgttaagttggttgagaaaaagGGAAGGATGGACAGAGATTCTACGACCTGGTGCAACTCGCTTTGCTACTACTTTCATTGCACTCAAgagtcttcatgatcataaacatgacttgcaagCTTTGGTGACTAGTAAGTTCTTTGTGGACTCTAGATATTCAAAGGATTATAAAAGCCAAGTTGCAGTTTCCATCATCTTGGATAatagattttggaatgattgtttgattgttgtgaatCTTATGTCTCCACTAATGCGCTTATTGCGtattgttgattgtgatgagagGCCTTCGATGGGATATGTGTATGAAGGCATGTATAGG TGCACCACATTTGCAAAAGTTAGCCATTCTAATATTGAGCCAAACCGCATCATCTTCTGGATGTGA
- the LOC117922530 gene encoding 60S ribosomal protein L7-1-like — translation MADEEPKPLTYIPEVILKKRKSNEEWAIKRRQQLEERNLRSKQNKAFNLKTAEQYIQEYRNRELDLIQMKHRGKKRKLSLETLDSKLLFVIRIQGKNDMHPKTRKILYFLRLRKIFDGVLVKANEGILEMLQKVEPYIAYGYPNLKNVRELIYKKGFAKIEGQKVPLTDNNIIEQALGKHGIMCIEDIVHEIANVGPHFKEVTSFLWPFTLNKPEGGFQGKKKLFKEGGDSGNRGDKINELIGKMN, via the exons ATGGCAGATGAGGAGCCAAAACCCCTCACATACATACCTGAGGTgattttgaagaaaagaaagagcaaTGAAGAGTGGGCGATCAAGAGGAGACAACAATTGGAGGAGAGGAATTTGAGAAGCAAACAAAATAAGGCTTTCAATTTGAAAACGGCTGAGCAATACATCCAAGAGTACCGAAATAGG GAATTAGACCTGATCCAAATGAAGCATAGGGGAAAAAAGCGAAAACTATCATTGGAAACATTAGACTCCAAACTGCTTTTTGTCATTCGCATACAGGG CAAAAATGATATGCATCCAAAGACTAGGAAGATCTTATACTTTTTGAGATTGAGGAAAATCTTTGATGGTGTTTTGGTGAAGGCCAATGAAGGAATTCTGGAAATGCTGCAAAAGGTGGAGCCATACATTGCATATGG ATATCCTAATCTCAAGAATGTGAGGGAGCTGATTTACAAGAAGGGTTTTGCAAAGATAGAAGGGCAGAAAGTTCCTCTGACAGACAATAACATTATTGAACAG GCGCTGGGGAAGCATGGCATTATGTGCATAGAAGATATTGTACACGAAATTGCCAATGTTGGTCCACATTTTAAGGAGGTTACTAGTTTCTTGTGGCCCTTTACACTTAACAAGCCGGAAGGTGGTTTTCAGGGGAAGAAAAAGCTATTCAAGGAAGGAGGAGACTCCGGTAATCGTGGGGATAAAATCAATGAACTAATCGGTAAAATGAATTAG